AACGGGAATCCAGTCTTTTTAAATAGTTATACGCTTTCTGGATTCCCGCTTTCGCGGGAATGACGACTTTTTACGGGAATATCAATTATGAAGAGAAGAAAAGCAAGGGAGTTTGCACTCCAGATACTGTATCAGTATGATATTACCGGGCATCCGCCGGACGATGAGACATTTAATGGTCGCCGGGAAGGAAGTCCTGTGGCTGGTGATGTGAATGATTTTGCAAAGGACCTTGTGTTAGGCACCATTGAGAATATTGAAGAGATTGACGGAATACTGCTCTCTGCCGCAAGGAATTGGGAGATCGGGAGGATTGCGGCTGTCGACAGAGGCATCCTCAGGTTGTCGATATATGAACTCCTCTTTAGAGACGACATACCGGCTGCCGTGACCTTGAACGAGGCAATTGAGATAGCCAAGAAGTACTCTACAGGGGAGTCATACTCGTTTATAAACGGGATCCTCGATAATGTCAGAAAGACCATCAACAAAAGGGTACACTGAACTTTATGGCAGTATCCGGTCCATATGCCTTTATTTCCGATGTGCATTCAAACCTCGAAGCCCTTTGCGCAGTTCTTGATAATATCGAGAAAAGGGGTGTTAGTGATGTCTGCTTTGTAGGAGATGCAGTTGGGTACGGCCCTGATCCCAATGAATGTCTTGACCTTCTAAAGGAGAGATGCAGGGCCTTTGTGGCCGGAAACCATGACTGGGCTGTTCTCGGTTACACCCCTACCGATTACTTCAATCACAACGCCAGAGCGGCTATTGAATGGACCGTGAATGTAATATCAGAAGATGGTATTGCCTTCCTTAAGAGCTTCGCCATCATCAAGGTCATCCCTGAGGGCCGGTTCTTCCTTGTCCACGCTACACCGAAGGATCCCGATTCATGGAACTATATACGCACTCTGTATGATGCCGAGGTGAACTTCCATTACTTCGAAGAGCATGCCTGTATCTCCGGTCACAGCCACATGCCGGTTATTATTGAGAGACTGCCTTCAGGCGAATTCCTGCACTGCAGGGACAGGGTCAGACATTCGGAGACATCGAGGTATCTGATAAATGCCGGGAGTGTCGGTCAGCCCAGGGACGGTGACCCCAGGGCATCATATGTAATGATTTCAGGTGATGATATAGAGATCATCCGGGTGGATTATGACTTTAGCAAGACACAGACAAAAATGAGAGAGGCGGGTCTGCCGGAGTCCCTGATAGAGAGGCTTGAGCGAGGGGTATAACCCCCTCACCACGGTTCTCTTCTCCCGGGGGGAGGTCTTCTGCCCCTTTTTTGCAACCGTTCGTATATTGATGCCTTGAGTTCCCTGGAAAACCTCTCTGAAAAGAGCAGGTACCTGGCAAGCTCCCTGGGGGTGAAGATATCCTTCAGGGCATAAACCTCCTTTCCAGGAATGCCGGCCAGTTCAATGTTTGTCCTGTTGAAGCCCTTGATCAGTTCCTTCAGTCGTCCCGCTGTAGTGTCGGGGTTTTTTACCTCGTGCCTCATTTCATTGAGTATCCTCCTGCGCTGCATGATCAGGTCTTCCCTTTCCCTGTCAAATCTCTTGAGGATGGAAAAGACCTTCTCTGCTCTTTTCCCCCTGAGGTCGAATACCTCCGTCAGTTGCCAGTTCCTCATGGTAATTATCCGTTCCTTGAAACGTCCGGGGTTTTCTCTTGCAGGGGGTTGTGCCCGGACCGCGGTGGACAGGATTAGAAAGGACATTAATACAAACACCAACCGTTTCACATATATCATCATCTCCTCCTTAATTTACAATGCACCTTGCCGGAAGCCCCGACCTTTGGCCGGAGAGCTTGACTATTTTATAAATGGTGCGTTATACCTCCGGGGTTGCGGGCACCTTACTTCCCAGTGTCCACGTATCCATCTGCCGCCGGGCTTGTAATGTCCCGGAATCCACACATCCTTGCAACCGATCGCCGGGCCCCTTGGCGGGAAAGGACGTCTTGGCGGCGGTTCCTTGACCACGGTAGTGCAACTAAACAGCAACATAATTGAGAAAATTATTAAGGCCGCTAATCCCCTTTTCATGGTAATTTCTCCTTCCTTTGATTCTGTTTTCTCCATAGGCATCGATGAGCAGGGAGGACCAGTCAACAATGCCGCGAAGGTAGTCGCTTTCCGCTATCACTTCATCTTCTTCAACAACCTCCACCGCTGCTGCCTCTTCATAGACCGAACTCACGGGATCAAGGGACTCAACATAGAGGGAGAGGTCTTCGGTGTAATGACCGGTGGGAAGAAAGAATCCCCCGAAGATGGTTACGATCAATAATAAAGAGGCAGTTGCAAGCCCGGCATTCCACCATGGTAAGAACCGGTTGGAACGCTTTCCGGGGATGCGGATTTCACTTCGCACATCCGCTCTTAGCTGTCTCCAGAATTCAGGCCCTTCATCCTCCTCTATCTCCTTTCTCATGCCTTCAAGACCCGTTGTAAGGAAATCGAGTTCCTCCCTGCAGCGCGGACAACTGTTGAGATGCCCTCTCATTTCGTTATCCATCCCGGCTTTGTCAATAACGTCGGGATACCTTTTCCAGAATACCTCACACTCCATTATACCACCTCGAAATCTTCATTCAGATTATTGTTGATAACTGCAGGTTTTCCATCTCCATCTTGCAAACAGGGCAGTCACTCAGGTGTTCTTCAAGACATTCATCCATATCCTGCGGGTTGGAAAAACAGGAATTCAGCCTTTCCCAGAATTCTTCACATCTCATGGTCAATACCTCCTTTTCTCAAGTATTCCCTAAGGGACTTAATGCCGAAGTGGAAGTTTGCCCTTAGTGATTCAGGTTGAACGTCCAGGACCCTGGACATCTCAACAAAGGTC
The sequence above is drawn from the bacterium BMS3Abin08 genome and encodes:
- a CDS encoding hypothetical protein (N utilization substance protein B homolog), which translates into the protein MKRRKAREFALQILYQYDITGHPPDDETFNGRREGSPVAGDVNDFAKDLVLGTIENIEEIDGILLSAARNWEIGRIAAVDRGILRLSIYELLFRDDIPAAVTLNEAIEIAKKYSTGESYSFINGILDNVRKTINKRVH
- a CDS encoding phosphodiesterase yields the protein MAVSGPYAFISDVHSNLEALCAVLDNIEKRGVSDVCFVGDAVGYGPDPNECLDLLKERCRAFVAGNHDWAVLGYTPTDYFNHNARAAIEWTVNVISEDGIAFLKSFAIIKVIPEGRFFLVHATPKDPDSWNYIRTLYDAEVNFHYFEEHACISGHSHMPVIIERLPSGEFLHCRDRVRHSETSRYLINAGSVGQPRDGDPRASYVMISGDDIEIIRVDYDFSKTQTKMREAGLPESLIERLERGV